A region of Maridesulfovibrio sp. DNA encodes the following proteins:
- a CDS encoding major capsid protein, which translates to MLANLKGLFSPQAVAANLKALPPIKSTVMDLLFPDRPTHPFALVGVEELVDVVGTIPVVTRGGKSINVGTGSASILFVEPLPVKPSKNITGQDLNNLKLLLGDKVSLTNYSRNVTDYLRKTTRATTEAICCTVLDGTLSWPVKLEGGGYEQYEVHYGSPLTVVPDVKIDAAGATLADLETILDDMETAIQEAGIGGNVEFLAGKKAWTRIGKLVEALDSTADIVVKKTEKGLDINGYLVRKCTERYRNPETEDMVSKIPEHKILAYATDAPGKVMYCALDNIDSALKPLPFQPVPYELDEGTGYKIVGHSKPLPVRNPKTLCWAEVTAK; encoded by the coding sequence ATGCTTGCTAATCTGAAAGGGCTTTTCAGCCCGCAGGCCGTGGCGGCAAACTTAAAGGCACTGCCCCCGATTAAGTCCACCGTCATGGACTTGCTTTTCCCCGACCGTCCTACCCATCCTTTTGCCCTAGTAGGTGTTGAAGAACTGGTGGATGTAGTCGGAACTATCCCGGTTGTTACCCGTGGCGGCAAATCTATCAACGTTGGCACAGGCAGCGCGTCAATCCTGTTCGTTGAACCTTTGCCGGTTAAGCCCTCCAAAAATATTACCGGGCAGGACCTGAACAACCTGAAGTTGTTGCTGGGAGATAAGGTTTCCCTGACCAACTACAGTAGAAACGTCACCGATTACCTGCGCAAAACAACCCGAGCTACCACTGAGGCTATTTGCTGCACAGTGCTTGATGGCACACTGAGTTGGCCCGTCAAGCTCGAAGGTGGTGGATACGAACAGTATGAAGTTCACTACGGTTCTCCGTTGACAGTTGTGCCTGATGTTAAAATAGACGCGGCCGGAGCTACTCTGGCCGATCTGGAAACCATTCTTGATGACATGGAAACAGCCATTCAGGAAGCAGGTATCGGCGGCAACGTAGAGTTCCTTGCAGGTAAGAAAGCTTGGACCCGCATCGGAAAGTTGGTGGAAGCTTTGGATAGTACTGCCGACATAGTCGTTAAGAAGACAGAAAAGGGACTGGATATTAATGGTTATCTGGTCCGCAAATGCACCGAAAGATACCGTAATCCCGAAACCGAAGACATGGTTTCCAAAATCCCTGAGCACAAGATTCTTGCCTATGCAACAGATGCCCCCGGCAAGGTCATGTATTGCGCCTTGGATAACATTGATTCCGCCCTCAAGCCTCTGCCTTTTCAGCCCGTTCCATACGAACTGGACGAAGGCACCGGTTACAAGATTGTCGGTCACTCCAAACCGCTTCCGGTGCGTAATCCTAAGACACTCTGCTGGGCAGAAGTCACCGCAAAGTAA
- a CDS encoding phage protein Gp36 family protein codes for MNYCTRTDLTDYILADYLAAADNQQEDTVDKAITNVSAEMTEALVAGGYTVTADAIPAAVKRICSTIAAYRSIGAITSLITSEAGSENEFLPLQRLAERADKEMALIRKGDFPLAPPEAKTAQPNDTAVVVTPPSKFGDCWSKF; via the coding sequence ATGAACTACTGCACACGTACCGATCTGACCGACTACATCCTTGCTGACTATCTGGCGGCTGCGGACAACCAGCAGGAAGACACCGTGGATAAGGCTATCACTAATGTCTCCGCAGAAATGACCGAAGCTCTGGTCGCAGGAGGCTACACTGTAACAGCTGATGCAATCCCCGCGGCCGTAAAGCGCATATGCTCTACCATTGCCGCTTACCGCTCCATAGGTGCCATTACCTCACTGATTACCAGTGAAGCTGGTAGTGAAAATGAATTTTTGCCGCTCCAGCGTCTGGCAGAACGTGCAGATAAAGAAATGGCCCTGATCCGTAAGGGTGACTTTCCTCTTGCCCCTCCTGAAGCCAAGACAGCCCAGCCTAATGACACGGCTGTAGTCGTCACCCCGCCCAGTAAGTTTGGAGATTGTTGGAGCAAGTTCTAA
- a CDS encoding phage virion morphogenesis protein, with protein sequence MGGVSFKLNMDTAMRGLDMAIAKAQRTHELTDGIGEFLVSSTQQHFKDQEGPDGPWKPSQRAEREGGQTLVDSSRLKNSITYEASPQMVVIGVNAVYARIHQLGGQAGRGHKVTIPARPYIYITDEDRAEIKAMAVEHLRSMFGA encoded by the coding sequence ATGGGTGGCGTCAGTTTTAAACTCAATATGGATACGGCCATGCGTGGTCTGGACATGGCCATAGCCAAGGCCCAGCGCACCCATGAATTAACCGACGGTATAGGCGAATTTCTGGTCAGCTCTACACAGCAGCACTTTAAAGATCAGGAAGGGCCGGACGGTCCGTGGAAGCCGAGCCAGCGTGCGGAACGTGAAGGCGGACAGACTCTGGTTGATTCTTCCCGGCTGAAGAACTCCATCACCTATGAGGCCAGTCCGCAAATGGTCGTGATTGGGGTCAATGCTGTTTACGCCCGTATCCACCAGCTTGGAGGCCAAGCCGGTCGTGGTCATAAAGTAACCATTCCCGCACGGCCGTACATCTACATCACCGACGAGGATCGCGCCGAGATTAAAGCCATGGCTGTCGAACACCTCCGGTCAATGTTTGGAGCATAA